The DNA segment gtttcttcttcccctacAACAGTTTTTCGATGCGCGGCTACTGTATACTACTGTAAATCGGTGTATCTGCTTAATGGGGGCTGGGAGTTGTAGATCATCTCGGTGTTGGATATCATCAGACCGGCATCGTACGATTCATTcaaagaaggtcagtcagctggCCATCACCGTGAGATTGACAGCTGAATCTGGGAATGGGTATACAGTGTATTTGGTCCAAGAATTGCTGGAGACCGATTTACATCGAGTGATCCGTACGCAAGATCTGTCGGACGATCACTGTCAATATTTCCTGTACCAGACTTGTCGAGCTTTGAAAGCTTTACATTCCGCTGAGAGTAAGCTGGGAACGCGTCTAAGCCCAGCCCCAAGAATCTCGCTGAACTTGTTCTTTCCGATAATTTAATTAGTCATCCACCGAGATTTGAAACCCTCAAACTTGCTGCTGAACGCGAACTGCGATTTGAAAGTATGCGATTTCGGTCTTGCCAGATCGACCCAGACAGCTTCGCCAGAGGGCCAGAACAACCAAGGATTCATGACtgaatgtgagtgatgacCAACACTGTGTCGATGGCATGATTGAATTTTCGATTCCGGTCTAGATGTCGCGACTCGATGGTACAGAGCTCCAGAGGTCATGCTCTCATTCAGAATGTACACCAAGGTACGCGGATCAGCTGAGCGGTCACAAGCAAGATTTATGATCCAGCTGATGGGGTTGACCTGTATAGTCGATCGACGTGTGGTCGGTCGGATGTATTCTGGCTGAGATGTTGAGTGGTAAACCATTGTTCCCCGGACGGGACTAGTGAGTGTCAATCAACAAATCTTGACAATAATGGAAATCGTACCGATTTGTCTTACATTGCTACATTGTAGCCATCACCAGCTTTCTCTTATATTGGATGTATTGGGTACCCCGACTTTCGAGGAATTCCAAGCTATCACTTCGAAACGATCCAAGGAATACGTCAGGACTTTACAGTGAGTCCTGAACCCTCTTACGCCCTCTCTTGAGATCTGAATTTCTTGATCTGTTGAACGATCCAATGTTGATTCGACTACTATCACGTTTGTAGATTCCGAAAGAAAAGAACATTTGAATCGCTCTATCCTAATGCTTCGCCATTAGCCATCGATTTCTTGACCAAGACATTGACTTGTAAGTTTACCGGTTCCAGTTCTCTGACTCGAATTTGagacgatgagatgctgatgagtACATGACATCTAGTCGACCCAAGAAAGAGGTTCACGGTTGAGCAATGTTTATCACACCCGTACCTCGATGCGTACCATGATCCAGACGACGAGCCGTCTGCTAAGCCCCTTTCGTCCAActtcttcgatttcgacatgatgaaagatgagatctcGCGAGATGACTTGAAGAGATTGTTATTCGAGGAAATTATGACTTTCGGACAGTCTGGCGGGAACCACTAGCTGCAATTCGACTCCAACGCCTGTCAAATGACAATTCGATGTGTTGAGTgtcaaaggaaggaaagacaGCCATTGGCAATTCCCGGAACGAGATGAAAGTTTCGATTTAGTGTAGAGTGAGATGCTTCGTGAACACTGTGAATATTGTAAAATCTGTAGATTAGTATAGAACCACTTTTTCTCTGTCTGTCTTAGCTGTCCCCATTGTTCTCTTCAAACCCTATCATGACCATACATGCGCGTGCCCGGATCGACCAACGCATCTTCTCAGGAGATCAGTAGCTGCTGCGATCGTTCGCAAGAGTATTTGTGTAACATACAGGCTCAGCACGACGAGCATGTCCGGGGCATTGTCAAAAGTTTCCTTGGATCTACACGGTCTCTCGAATATTTagtatgattgatgagattgCATAGGCAATGAATACGATTAGGCAGCgggttcttcctcttccgccttctttttcttgacTTCGACCTGCAGCGAAgcaaatcatcagtattGGATCAATAAGGGTTCGAATTGGGCGCGCTGTAATATGGccgttgttgctgctgcgGACTATTTGGGAAGACTGCTCACCCTTGTCACTTGGTCCGCCGGAGCACCTTTCAATACCCCGACTTGAGCTTTGAGCATCTCGACCTGAGAAGCACAAGTTTGATGGTTAGTCAATTTTATGTGGTACCAGATCGTGAGGATCTGGATCAGACGCGATGAATTGGAGCTGGGTGGAACTCACTATATCATCTCCCACATCACCTTGGATAACaatctcttcccctcctccaggGATCTTGGACACACTTGAACCAGTAGCGAATTTGCCTGCGAAAAGCTTAGCAGCCTTTTTCAGGTCAATTCCGAATAATTCCAAGTTCTGGATATGCGTTTGATGTTTCCTCTTAGTACGCTCAgatcgcttgatgatgatctgttATCAATGATAAATGAGATCGATCAGTTTAATTCTAGGTAGTCTCGAGACTCTTTTTCAGAAGGAGaggtgagaaggagggatGCGGGGTACAAAGGATGAAACGCAAAACTCATTCTGCTCGCAAGGTGTTGAAAAAGACGATACAcatcggactcaccttggtctcgcccttcttctttgcttcagcttcagctttcttagcagccttcttctcggctttcGCAGCATCcgcttcgatcttctcttgcttttctACTGATAGAGTACCGATCCGAGCGGCCAGATTGCCTATACAACACAAGGTATTTCAGAATTCCGATCGAGTATGAGCGATCAAGCCAGCTTATATTGTATGTCTGATCTGGCAACTTCGTTGAGCGATGagactcaactcaccctcACCCCATAATCTCTCGTACTCGTCTTGATCCTCCCCTTCCAACCATGTTTTACACTTTGAGAAGGACGGACCGAATTCGCAATACTCGGTTGGGAGGGAACATATCGCGCAGTAATGCGGCGTGATGGGCTTGGTAGATGGTCCTGCTGTTGCTATGGCTGCCATCCTAGTCTGATGCTGCTTGTGGTTTGGTATGGTATGTAAATGATAGTCGATAATGATATAGATGCAAGAAGGTTCTATGGGTCCGAcgggggaagaaggtgaggggatgaaggagatggagaaggagatggagatggagatggagattgGCCGGATCTCCTTGTCGCCTTAGATGGTAGGTATGCCCTTCCGTCAACATATATCTACTAATTCTTATGCATCGCATTCATTGCTCCTTGGATCATCGACCTGCTGACCAGGATCAGCCCTCACCTAGGACAGCGACTAGCTCGCCAGGGCTGCTTTGGACGTGTGACgagaaagtcaagtcaagtcatcGATCAGGAAAAGCAAAAAGAACCGTGTCGATACGCGTTCCGCTCTTTCACCAACCTCACCTTCGCAATTGGCATTGTGATTCCCTCACCCAGCCTAGAAGTGGGAGCAGCCTCTGGGTACAACGAGAGGAAGTAACTTCTGGTCAACCCTTGCATCGATCTCACAAGTTGCTCGAACCATGCCCCTGATACATAGCTTGTCCGGCGTGGTGATAAGATGTTTCAAGAAAGTCGAAAGTGCGGCAGACTGGATGACGGGAGCTGCTGGACCCGTGTTTGTGTTCATGTGTTGGTCGTTAATCCTCTCCGGAGGTTTCATATACTGTaagcatcatccatcactcAGAATCGAAATGTTCA comes from the Kwoniella dejecticola CBS 10117 chromosome 11, complete sequence genome and includes:
- a CDS encoding translation machinery-associated protein 22, which translates into the protein MAAIATAGPSTKPITPHYCAICSLPTEYCEFGPSFSKCKTWLEGEDQDEYERLWGEGNLAARIGTLSVEKQEKIEADAAKAEKKAAKKAEAEAKKKGETKIIIKRSERTKRKHQTHIQNLELFGIDLKKAAKLFAGKFATGSSVSKIPGGGEEIVIQGDVGDDIVEMLKAQVGVLKGAPADQVTRVEVKKKKAEEEEPAA